The proteins below are encoded in one region of Hordeum vulgare subsp. vulgare chromosome 3H, MorexV3_pseudomolecules_assembly, whole genome shotgun sequence:
- the LOC123440739 gene encoding peptidyl-prolyl cis-trans isomerase Pin1-like translates to MASAPSASGEEIVRASHILIKHEGSRRKAFWKGPEGQVISATTRADAAACLGELRAQILAGRASFADLVAQHSDCSSARCDVDLADVVLLHDCCAKSMLPSVYRGMQSQGAMEVKVMCVSLRLLIDVILSLLQI, encoded by the exons ATGGCGTCGGCGCCGTCTGCGTCGGGGGAGGAGATAGTGCGCGCGTCGCACATCCTGATCAAGCACGAGGGGTCCCGGCGCAAGGCTTTCTGGAAAGGCCCCGAGGGCCAGGTCATTTCCGCCACCACGCGCGCCGACGCGGCCGCGTGCCTCGGCGAGCTCCGGGCCCAGATCCTCGCCGGTCGCGCCTCCTTTGCCGACCTCGTCGCGCAGCACTCGGACTGCTCCTCCGCCCGCTGCGACGTCGACCTAG CTGATGTAGTCTTGCTCCATGACTGTTGcgccaaatcaatgcttccctctgtgtacAGAGGAATGCAATCTCAAGGAGCGATGGAAGTGAAGGTTATGTGTGTTTCTTTAAGATTACTAATAGATGTTATATTATCTTTGCTTCAGATTTAG